Sequence from the Oceanococcus atlanticus genome:
CTGATCGCCATCTGGTGATTCTCGAGCGTGGCGGCGGCGCACATTCAGGCCCGCATGGGCCGGAAGAACAGGAAGCGTGACCGTGCCGAAGATTCTTGCCGTAGCCAATCAGAAGGGTGGCGTGGGCAAAACCACCACCAGCGTCAATCTGGCCGCTTCCCTGGGGGCGACCAAGCGCCGTGTGCTGCTGGTTGACCTGGATGCCCAGGGCAACGCCACCATGGGGGTCGGGGTCGACAAGGGCGAGCTGGAGTTTTCCGGCTGCGATGTCCTGCTCGGCGATGCCACGGTGGCTCAGGCGCGTATCGCCTGCCCCGAATACAAGCTCGACGTGCTGCCCGCCAATGATGACATGACGGCTGCGGACGTCGGTTTGAAGGGTAGTGGTGGCCAGCTCACGCTGAAAAAAGCGTTGGCTACGGTCGCCGATGATTACGATTTCATTCTGATTGACTGTCCGCCGAGCCTGTCGATGCTCACGGTCAACGCCCTGGCGGCGTCCAGTGGTGTGCTGATTCCGATGCAATGCGAGTACTACGCACTGGAAGGTATATCCGCGCTGGTCAGCACCATTCAGCAGATTCGCGGCAGCATCAATCCGGGGCTGCAGATCGAGGGCATCCTGCGCACCATGTACGACCCGCGCAACAATCTGGCGCGCCAGGTTTCGGAGGAACTTATCGCCCATTTTGGCGATAAGGTGTTCCGCACCATCGTGCCGCGCAATGTGCGTCTGGCCGAGGCGCCGAGTTACGGCCAGCCCGTGATCGCCTATGATCCCCGGTCCACCGGGGCAATTGCCTATCTGGCACTGGCCGGCGAAATGCTGGGGCGCAAGCCGGTCAAACTGTAATTACGAGAAGGAACGGGGAGATGGCGAAAAAGCCAAGACGAGGACTGGGGCGCGGGCTCGACGCGTTGTTGGGGGATGTGCCGGCGCAGGCCGAAGCGGATGAGCAGGTTCGCCGTTTACCGCTGGATCAGATTCAGCCCGGGCGCTACCAGCCGCGTACGGAGATGGATGAAGAGGCGCTGCAGGAGCTGGCTGCCTCGATCAAGTCGCAGGGGGTGGTTCAGCCTGTGGTGGTGCGCCCGCTGGCTGAAGACAGCTACGAGCTGGTTGCCGGCGAGCGTCGTTGGCGTGCCTCGCGCTTGGCCGGCATGGCCGATATCCCGGCGCTGGTGCGTGACCTGCCCGATCAGACCGTGCTGGCCGTCGGGCTGATCGAAAACATTCAGCGCGAAGGACTCAATCCTCTGGACGAGGCGCAGGCCTTGCGGCGTCTGATTGATGAATGTGGGTTGACCCACGAGCAGTGCGCCGAAGCTGTGGGCCGTTCGCGGGCCTCGGTGACCAATCTGCTGCGCCTGGTCAATTTGCATGCTGATGTGCAGACCCTGGTGCGCGAGGGCGAACTGGAAATGGGCCATGCGCGGGCGCTGCTGGGCTTGCCGGTGGATCTGCAGCCCGGTGCGGCCGAAAAAATCCGCGCGCAAGCCTTGAACGTGCGCCAGACCGAAGCACTGGTGCGGCAGATGAATGCGCCCAGTGCACCGAAGGCGGAGCTCAAGACGGCCGAGATTGACGACCGTTTGCAGATCGCACGCGATCGTCTGGCCGAGCGGATCAAGGCTAAAGTGGTGCTCAAGCCGCGCGACGAAGAGCGCGGCAGTCTGGTGATTCAATACACCACAGCCGCCGAATTGCAGGCCATTTTCGAGCGCCTGGGCTAGTTCTGCACTGCCATTGTGCGCTGCGCCAAGTTGGGTGCGCGCATTCAACTTACTGATCAAAAAGCAATTCCCCGGGATGTCATTGACCTCCCGATGCGCGGTGGCTATAGTTGCGCGCCCCGCTCCTGGAGAGTGGGCGTTTGACTCGCCTGAAATATGCAACAAGCCAGCAAAATCATCGCGATGCAGTGTCTGATCGGGATGGTCGTGGCCGCAGCATGGCTGGCAAAGAGTCAGACGGCTGCACTGGCCGCCTTGTGCGGCGTCGGTACGGCGGTGCTGCCGGCGGCTTACATGCGCTGGCGCCTGCTTCAGGCGTTAAGTCTGGTCGACGAGCCCAAACGTTTGGTGGGCACGGTGTACCGGGGAGAGTTTGGAAAGTTTGCCTTGACCTTCGTGTTGTTCGCGTTGTGCATGGCCCGCTTCCCGACCGAATTTATGGCAGTGATGTCAGCTTTTGTGGCCTGCTTGATGGCCTACATAGTCGGCGGACTGCTTGTGGATCACGAATCACTAGACGGATAACGAATGGCCAGCGGTAACGGTGAAGCAGTCTCATCGACGGATTATGTCGTCCACCATCTGACCAATCTGAAACTGGATTTGACGACGATGACGTTGGATCCGTACGCCAAGGGTTTCTGGGTTTTGCACGTGGACAGTATCGTTTTTGCGGTGCTCCTCGGTGCGCTTTTCCTGTGGATGTTCCGCAAGGTCGCCAAGTCGGCCACCGCGGGCGTGCCCTCTGGTATGCAGAATTTTGTCGAAATGGTTGTCGACTTTGTCGATGGTCAGGTCAAAGAAACGTTCCCTGGCACCCACCCGCTGGTAGCGCCGCTCAGTCTGACCATCTTCGTCTGGGTCTTTCTGATGAACTGCATGGACCTGCTGCCGGTTGATTTGTTGCCGACCATGGCCGCCGGCGTCGGCATTGACTACCTCAAGGTCGTGCCCGTGGCAGACGTTAACGTGACCCTGGGCCTGGCCCTCGGCGTTCTCATTCTGCTGTATTACTTCAATATCAAATTCAAGGGTTTAGGCGGCTTCGCCAAGGAAGCGCTGACCCATCCGTTCGGCCCCTGGATGGCGCCGTTCAACTTGCTGCTGCGCATTGTTGAGGATCTGGCCAAGCCGGTTTCGCTCAGCCTGCGTTTGTTCGGCAACCTGTTTGCGGGCGAACTGATCTTCATTCTGATCGCCCTTCTGTTCATGCAGGGCTGGGTTCTCTCGGCTCTGGGGCTGGGGCTGCACTGGCTGTGGGCGGTGTTCCACATTCTGGTTGTAACCCTTCAGGCCTTTG
This genomic interval carries:
- a CDS encoding ParA family protein, whose amino-acid sequence is MPKILAVANQKGGVGKTTTSVNLAASLGATKRRVLLVDLDAQGNATMGVGVDKGELEFSGCDVLLGDATVAQARIACPEYKLDVLPANDDMTAADVGLKGSGGQLTLKKALATVADDYDFILIDCPPSLSMLTVNALAASSGVLIPMQCEYYALEGISALVSTIQQIRGSINPGLQIEGILRTMYDPRNNLARQVSEELIAHFGDKVFRTIVPRNVRLAEAPSYGQPVIAYDPRSTGAIAYLALAGEMLGRKPVKL
- a CDS encoding ParB/RepB/Spo0J family partition protein, yielding MAKKPRRGLGRGLDALLGDVPAQAEADEQVRRLPLDQIQPGRYQPRTEMDEEALQELAASIKSQGVVQPVVVRPLAEDSYELVAGERRWRASRLAGMADIPALVRDLPDQTVLAVGLIENIQREGLNPLDEAQALRRLIDECGLTHEQCAEAVGRSRASVTNLLRLVNLHADVQTLVREGELEMGHARALLGLPVDLQPGAAEKIRAQALNVRQTEALVRQMNAPSAPKAELKTAEIDDRLQIARDRLAERIKAKVVLKPRDEERGSLVIQYTTAAELQAIFERLG
- a CDS encoding ATP synthase subunit I, with the protein product MQQASKIIAMQCLIGMVVAAAWLAKSQTAALAALCGVGTAVLPAAYMRWRLLQALSLVDEPKRLVGTVYRGEFGKFALTFVLFALCMARFPTEFMAVMSAFVACLMAYIVGGLLVDHESLDG
- the atpB gene encoding F0F1 ATP synthase subunit A is translated as MASGNGEAVSSTDYVVHHLTNLKLDLTTMTLDPYAKGFWVLHVDSIVFAVLLGALFLWMFRKVAKSATAGVPSGMQNFVEMVVDFVDGQVKETFPGTHPLVAPLSLTIFVWVFLMNCMDLLPVDLLPTMAAGVGIDYLKVVPVADVNVTLGLALGVLILLYYFNIKFKGLGGFAKEALTHPFGPWMAPFNLLLRIVEDLAKPVSLSLRLFGNLFAGELIFILIALLFMQGWVLSALGLGLHWLWAVFHILVVTLQAFVFMVLTIVYLSLAAEHH